A segment of the Candidatus Deferrimicrobiaceae bacterium genome:
GCTCCCCACCGAGGAGGAGCTCAAGAAGTTCCTGTGGGATACCCTGAACAGCGGCCAGGTCATCCCGGGGTACGGCCACGCGGTGCTGCGCAAGACCGACCCCCGGTACGTCTCGCAGATGGAGTTCTGCCTGAAGAACCTGCCGGACTACCCGCTCTTCAAGCTGGTCAACATGATCTACAAGGTCGCGCCGGACGTCCTCAGGGAGCACGGGAAAGCGAAGAACCCGTGGCCGAACGTCGATGCGCAGTCCGGCGTCATCCAGTGGTACTACGGCGTCGTCGAGTACGACTTCTACACCGTGCTCTTCGGCATCGGGCGGGCCTTGGGCGTCCTGTGCAACCTCACCTGGGACCGCGGCCTGGGGTACGCCCTCGAGCGTCCCAAGTCGGTCACCACCGACATGCTCGAGAAGTGGGCGGCCGAGGGAGGCAGGAAGCTCGCCTGATCCGTCAGCGGCATCGCCGCAGGATAGAGAAACCGCCGGGGACGGTGACCCGCCCCCGGCGGTTTTCCATTGGTGCGCCCAGTCAATAGAGCGCCCGTGGCGGCTTCGCCTCCGGGGTCCCCGCTCGCGTCCAGCCTCGGCTCCCCGGCTGCGGCCGGTGAACGTGCCCATTGGCCATCTCCCCGGCCATTCACCTTCCGGAGCGGTATGCCATGCCCTTGCCCTCTAGGGCGCGGGGCCTCCGCCGGTTCCGCCTTCGGCTTCCCGCTCGGGGGATCCCCTGCGGCGGGCGCCGCATTTGCACAGCCCATTGGCAGAGTATCGGCAACCGGGGGCCCGGGGCGATGCGGGGGGTTCCCGGCGTCCAGGGGACCATTCCCTCAGATCCCGGCATTCGTGGGCCGCTGCATCCGCCCCGGCTTCGTTGCCCTCCCTCACCGTACCGCGGTGGGTACGCCTCGGTCGGGCGCCTCGCCGGATGCGGCGCATCGGCCCTCTCGGTGCTCGGCCTCTTCGGCAACGGCCCCCTGGACGCCGGCGGCGTGTGGAGCGAGAGAAGAGTATCCCCGCCGTGCGGGGTCCGATCCGACGAGCGGAACCCGCAGCGAGCGGGCGAAGGTCGCGAGCGTAGCTTTGGGGAAGCCCCCCGCGAGCCAGGGACCCCGGGCGCCCCATTCCCTCAAGGGGGCGCGCAAAGTCGGCCCCCGCCGCAGCGCGCGCAAGCGGCGGAGCGGACGCAGGGGGGGGTCGACCGGAACTGACCGGCGAAGGTTTCCTCCGCAGCCCCAGAAGGAAGGTTGCGGCGAGGGACGAAGCGAGCGGGCCCCCTCCGGGGAAGCGGGAGCCGGTCTCGGAGCCTGCCGGGCAGACTTCGATTGCCGAGTTCTCAGGAACGTCCCAGTTCTTCCGTTGTCAGGATGTCGCGGGGGTGCAGTGGCTGCAGGCGCCGATGACGTGCAGGTCCAGGTAGTTCACCGTGGAGATATCGGTCTCCCCTTTCCAGGAGACCCCCTCGAGGCAGGTGGGAAGCGGAAGGTCGAGGACCGCCTGGCACACCGTGCAGTGGAAATGGGCGTGGGGAGGGCACTTTCCTTCGAATCGCGAGGAGGCATCGCTGTTCGTGCGGATCTCCCGGGCCAGACCCTGCTCCCGGAGGAAATTGAGGTTTCGGTACACCGTCCCCAGGCTGATGTTGGGGAGAACCTTGCGCGCTTCCTGGTAGATCGCCTCCGCGGTCGGGTGGGCCCCGCTTTTCTTGAGAATCTCCAGGATCACCGCGCGTTGCTTCGTGTTTCGGGATTTTTTCCTCGTCGTTTCCATGACATCGTCATCGTATTTTTCGACCGGGTAAATGTCAAGAAGATTGAATAGCAACAAGGATTGGGATATAAAGGATTGGGATATAAAGGATTGGGATATAAAGGAAAAGATATAATTCCCTTGGAGGTGCTCCCTTCGATGTCCTATGCGGGAATGGGCTTCCCCGTAACAGCGGCCGCAAACGGCCTGTTCGACACCCAAGTGTTCCAGCACATCTGGCTCGCCGGGCCGATCGTCAAGTTCGTTCTCCTGATGCTCATCGTGTTCTCGGTCGTCTCCTGGGCCATCATCTTCCTCAAATTCCGGCTTTTCAAAGGGATCGAAAAGAGCCAGGCGGAATTCGCCAAGGCCTTCGCCGAGGGGAAGAACCTCGCTGCCCTCTATGACCGGGCGGAGAAAATGGAGCGGACCCCGCTCACCGAGGTGTTCCGGACGGGGTATCTCGAGCTGATGCGGATCCAGCGGGGGCGGTCCGCCGAGACCGCGGCGACGGGCGGCCGCGCCGGCGGGTTCCCCCTGGACAACGTGGAGCGGGCGATGAGGAAGGCGTCCAACGAGGAGATCGCGCTCATGGAGACGTACCTCCCCTTTCTGGCGACGACGGGAAGCTCGACGCCCTTCATCGGCCTGTTCGGCACCGTCTGGGGGATCATGAACGCCTTTTCGGGCATCGCCCAGACCGGCAGCGCCACGCTCGCCACGGTCGCCCCCGGCATCGCCGAGGCGCTGATCGCGACCGCGGCCGGGCTGGCCGCCGCGATTCCATCGGTCATGGCATACAACTTCTTCCTGAACCGGGTACGGGCGATCGCGACGCGCCTCGACAGTTTCTCCATCGAGTTCGTGAACTTCCTCGAGCGCAACGTGGAGAAGGTGTAGCCCGATGGCTTTTGCCAACGGAAACGGAAGAGAACGCCGATTGATGGCGGACATCAACATCGTCCCCCTCGTGGACGTGATGCTGGTGCTTCTCATCATCTTCATGGTCACCGCGCCGATGCTCACCCAGGGAGTGGACGTCAACCTGCCGCAAGCGAACGCGAAGGCCATGCGGTCGGATGAGGAGCGACTCGTCCTCACCGTGGACATGAACAGCCGGATCTTCGTCGGGAAGCAGCCGGTGGAGTTCAACCGGCTGAACGACACCCTCAGGGCCATCGTCGCCCGGCGCACCGACCGGCAGGTCTATTTCCGCGCCGACCGGGCCGTCCCCTACGGATTCGTCGTGAAAGTCATCGCAGAGGTCCGCAACGCAGGGGTGGAAAAACTCGGGATGGTCACGGAACCCCTCGAGCGTTGAACAGCGGTCGCGCCACAGGCATGCGGACGGTCCCCTTTGCGGCCACCCCCATGGAGCCGATTTTCCGCAGAATGATCGCCGTTTCGGTGGCCCTCCACGTGGCCGCCCTGGCCCTTTTTTCCGTCTGGGCGGCCCTTCACGCGCCGCCATCCCGGTTCCTCTCCGTGGCGGTGATCGATCTCGTCGGAGGCGAGGCGTTCGCCCCCCCCCCCGAGGCGCCCGGAAAACCGGTCGAAAAGCCGGCTCCCCCCCCCGCGGCGAAGACGACGAAGGAAGAAGGGCTCCGGAAGTCTCCCCCTCCCCGAACGGCAAAGGCGGAGAAGGAGCGAGGGACCAAAGGGAAGCCGGTCTTGCCCGCGACCCTTCCCAGGGAAACCGAAAGCCTCTCCGAGAGCATCAAGAGGATGCGGGAGAAGAAAGCATCCGGGGAGTCCGTCCGGGAGGCGGTGGTGACGATCCGGCGGGAGAAGGCGGCCCGTTCGGCGATCCATCAGATCGGGGAGCGCGTCGGGCACCGGATCGACCTTTCGGCCGTCCGCCCCGCGCAGAGGAAGGACTCTCCGTCCGCACCGGCGGGACTGGCCGGCGCCGCCGGGACCGCCCGGGTACCGCCCGAGCACCTTGCCTACTTCCGGCAGCTTGACGAGAAGGTCCGGTCGAACTGGAACGTTCCCGCCCTTGCGGTGGGAGAGAAGGAAAAGCTCATGGTGCAGATTCGGATCGTCATCGAGATCGACGGCCGGGTGTCGCAGGTGCGGATGGAGAAAACCTCCGGCAACCCCTACTTCGACGATTCCGTGCTGCGGGCCATCCGCAAGGCGAGCCCTCTTCCCGTTCCCCCTGCGCCGTTGCGCGGCTCGGAGGACCATTACGAAGTCGGTTTCCGCTTCTACGGGGCGGGGGAGGAGTCGTGATCCGGTACGCAGGAGCGCTGCTCCTTTCCCTTTGGATCCTCCTCCTCCCTTCCGTTTCCGGGGCCGTCCTGTACATCGACATCAATGCGCCCGGCGGGAAGCGCATGCCGATCGCCCTCCCGGACTTCGTCGTGACCGGCGGGGACGCCTCCCTCGGCCGGGACATCCCCGAAACGATCGCGGGGGATCTCGCCATGACGTCGCTGTTCGACGTCATCGCAAGAGCGGCGTATCTCGAACGGATCGTTCCCGGGCATTTCGAGGGGAGGCCGGTCTCCTTTCCCGACTGGAAGATGATCGGCGCCGAGGCCGTGGTGATCGGGAAGGTGGAGGTCCGGGGGGAAACGATGACGGCGGAGATGCGCCTCTACGACGCCACCCTCGGAAACCTGATGGCGGGGAAGAAATACACGGGTTCCGTCCGCGGATACAGGAAGGTGGCGCACAAGTTCGCCAACGAGGTGCTCTTCGCATTCACGGGGATCCGGGGGATCTTCGATACCGAGATCGCCTTCTCCGCGCGGCCGGGAAAGGGGAAGGGGAAGGAGATCTACCTCATCGGGCTCGACGGCAGGGAACTGCGGCCGGTGACCGACAACCGGAGCTTCAATCTGTTTCCCCGCTGGTCCCCGGACGGGGAACGGCTCGCCTACACCTCCTACCGGACGGGGGTCCCCCAGATCTATCTCCGCAACCTGGCCGACGGGAAGGACCGGATCGTCGCGCAGCACGGGAACTCGAAGTCCCCCGGATCGTTTTCCCCCTCGGGAGACTCCCTCTACGTCACCCTGAGCGTCGAGGGGAACTCCGACATCTACCGTGCGATGCTCAACGGCCCGGGTCTGCAGGTGGTCGTCGGCGGATGGGGGATCGAAGTCTCCCCCTCGGTATCCCCCGACGGAAAGAGCGTCGCCTTCGTGTCCAACCGGGCCGGCTCGCCCCAGATCTACGTCAAGGATTTCGGCTCCTCGGACGAGAGGCGCGTATCCCGGGCGGGGGGCTACTCCACCTCGCCCTCCTGGTCTCCCGCGGGCGACCGGATCGCCTTCACCTCCCTTTCCGAGGGGAGGTACTCGATCTTCACGGTCCGCCCCGACGGCTCGGACCAGCGTCTCGTGGTGTCGGCCAACGGCGACTGCGTCGATCCGTCCTTTTCGCCCGATGGCCGGTACCTGGTTTACACCTTCCAAAAAAATGGCTATTCTGAGTTGAAAATCACATCGGTGGACGGACGCTGGCAAAAGGGTCTTTTCAAAGGACTGTCCGGCGTGGGATCGCCTTCCTGGTCCCCCCGGCATTGACCGCTTCTCAAGGGATGTTGCAGGATGGGATCACACCATACTTCTATTACCGTGGGGAGGATGATCATGAAAGGATTACCGGGGAAAAAGTGGATGCTCGGGGCGCTGTCGGTGGTCTTGGTGTTCGCCATGGGATGCGCGAAGAAAGAACTGGTGAAGTCGACCGGAACCGGTCCGGAAGCGGGGGTATCGGCGCCTTCCTCCACCGAAACGCCGACCGGCAAGCCCGGGGAGATCGTCACGGAGACGCTGAAACCCGAAGAGGCGGGGAAGCAGATGGCGATGGCGGGCATCGCGGCGACCCAGGAGAAACCGTCCCCCTTTGAGGACATCCATTTCGATTTCGACAAGTCGTTCATCCGGGAGGACGCCAAACCCGCCCTCCAGAAGGTGGCCGACTATCTGAAAAAGAATACGGGAGCGTCGATGGTCATCGAGGGGCATTGCGACGAGCGCGGAACCTCCG
Coding sequences within it:
- a CDS encoding transcriptional repressor — encoded protein: METTRKKSRNTKQRAVILEILKKSGAHPTAEAIYQEARKVLPNISLGTVYRNLNFLREQGLAREIRTNSDASSRFEGKCPPHAHFHCTVCQAVLDLPLPTCLEGVSWKGETDISTVNYLDLHVIGACSHCTPATS
- the tolQ gene encoding protein TolQ, which codes for MSYAGMGFPVTAAANGLFDTQVFQHIWLAGPIVKFVLLMLIVFSVVSWAIIFLKFRLFKGIEKSQAEFAKAFAEGKNLAALYDRAEKMERTPLTEVFRTGYLELMRIQRGRSAETAATGGRAGGFPLDNVERAMRKASNEEIALMETYLPFLATTGSSTPFIGLFGTVWGIMNAFSGIAQTGSATLATVAPGIAEALIATAAGLAAAIPSVMAYNFFLNRVRAIATRLDSFSIEFVNFLERNVEKV
- the tolR gene encoding protein TolR, translated to MADINIVPLVDVMLVLLIIFMVTAPMLTQGVDVNLPQANAKAMRSDEERLVLTVDMNSRIFVGKQPVEFNRLNDTLRAIVARRTDRQVYFRADRAVPYGFVVKVIAEVRNAGVEKLGMVTEPLER
- a CDS encoding TonB family protein encodes the protein MEPIFRRMIAVSVALHVAALALFSVWAALHAPPSRFLSVAVIDLVGGEAFAPPPEAPGKPVEKPAPPPAAKTTKEEGLRKSPPPRTAKAEKERGTKGKPVLPATLPRETESLSESIKRMREKKASGESVREAVVTIRREKAARSAIHQIGERVGHRIDLSAVRPAQRKDSPSAPAGLAGAAGTARVPPEHLAYFRQLDEKVRSNWNVPALAVGEKEKLMVQIRIVIEIDGRVSQVRMEKTSGNPYFDDSVLRAIRKASPLPVPPAPLRGSEDHYEVGFRFYGAGEES
- the pal gene encoding peptidoglycan-associated lipoprotein Pal, encoding MKGLPGKKWMLGALSVVLVFAMGCAKKELVKSTGTGPEAGVSAPSSTETPTGKPGEIVTETLKPEEAGKQMAMAGIAATQEKPSPFEDIHFDFDKSFIREDAKPALQKVADYLKKNTGASMVIEGHCDERGTSEYNMALGERRAESAKSYLVSLGVKSGGLSTVSFGEEKQIDTGHTEAAWAKNRRAHFVLR